One window from the genome of Babylonia areolata isolate BAREFJ2019XMU chromosome 13, ASM4173473v1, whole genome shotgun sequence encodes:
- the LOC143288842 gene encoding uncharacterized protein LOC143288842: MATWTCQLMLGLALFCFAAPLLVRNGASAHSVRSPKVEDQNIQTIRAEAGADSIADAIKSIMETEEGRMAVEGLFQFTRYACAMQKAGEDFITDVIHHAPIPEEGKEALTAMIKLMTNIINPMEGLGEDLIADALNYAERFFEFMINPIQGAGELLIADFIKFAPIPEEGKEALMAFFEFMTNPIQDAGEQLITNFIQFAPIPEEGKEALIAMVKFMMNLNPLKQIGKHPFAVAIDYAKNYIQFVSNVMQETGERLIADVIQHAPIPEEDKEAVMAMIMKNIQAMKEAGNPISYAINNAKQFIQFMKKVCELQEAAGEQPTADVIDRALETVEGRQTLMAVIAFVKNIHAMKVAAELPIYAALYRAKQFIQFIKDVGTMQGAAVQQIANAAHGGLQTEEGREDLMA; encoded by the exons ATGGCAAC GTGGACCTGTCAACTGATGCTTGGTCTTGCCCTTTTCTGCTTTGCAG CTCCTTTGCTTGTGCGGAATGGAGCCAGTGCCCACAGTGTTCGCAGCCCAAAG GTGGAAGATCAGAACATCCAGACTATCAGGGCAGAGGCAGGAGCAGACTCCATAGCTGATGCCATCAAGAGTATaatggagacagaggagggaagaaTGGCTGTTGAGGGT ttaTTCCAGTTCACGAGGTATGCCTGTGCAATGCAAAAAGCTGGAGAAGATTTCATTACTGATGTCATCCACCATGCCCCCATCCCAGAGGAAGGCAAGGAGGCTCTTACGGCT aTGATCAAGCTCATGACGAATATCATCAATCCAATGGAAGGACTTGGAGAAGACCTCATAGCTGATGCCTTAAACTATGCTGAACGC ttCTTCGAGTTCATGATCAATCCAATCCAAGGGGCAGGAGAACTCCTCATAGCTGATTTCATAAAATTTGCCCCTATCCCAGAGGAAGGCAAGGAGGCTCTTATGGCT ttCTTCGAGTTTATGACGAATCCAATTCAAGATGCAGGAGAACAACTCATTACTAATTTCATACAATTTGCCCCTATCccagaggaaggaaaggaggctCTTATAGCT aTGGTCAAGTTCATGATGAATCTGAATCCACTAAAACAAATTGGAAAACACCCCTTTGCTGTTGCCATAGACTACGCTAAAAAC TACATCCAGTTCGTGAGTAATGTAATGCAAGAGACAGGAGAACGCCTCATAGCTGATGTCATACAACATGCCCCAATCccagaggaggacaaggaggctGTTATGGCT atGATCATGAAGAATATCCAAGCAATGAAAGAAGCAGGAAACCCCATATCTTATGCCATAAACAACGCTAAACAG TTCATCCAGTTCATGAAGAAGGTCTGTGAACTGCAAGAGGCAGCAGGAGAACAACCCACAGCTGATGTCATTGACCGTGCCCTTGAGACAGTGGAAGGCAGGCAGACTCTTATGGCT GTCatcgcgttcgtgaagaatatccATGCAATGAAAGTAGCAGCAGAACTCCCCATATATGCTGCCCTGTACCGTGCTAAACAG ttCATCCAGTTCATTAAGGATGTCGGTACAATGCAAGGAGCAGCAGTACAACAAATTGCTAATGCCGCACACGGTGGCCTTCAGAcagaggaaggcagggaggaTCTTATGGCT TGA